Proteins encoded within one genomic window of Solenopsis invicta isolate M01_SB chromosome 10, UNIL_Sinv_3.0, whole genome shotgun sequence:
- the LOC105202464 gene encoding eukaryotic translation initiation factor 4E transporter isoform X2, with product MRLTAIDRFIGLNRRTRKRPLVGPTGSPFLDILVMQTRACRWFRKNKSVNRPKQATFRDEAIISMSLAGEVTDASIMEVGRSRPQFQYSREDLMLIKNLRLSRRRPTFLDIAYNNSRGVWDPERWHSDRKRSDTPPKEERTGRGDQITENHSKRRNNGDPRDRIRKEQDGIVLSPQRRSFNSGCFVNVNQPPSRRPESPIGKTEVSHREPVRRIGSGRILTRDIWDYRAENEKIESERADYGFRSGTATGGSLRDRDNRDNRDGKERDRDRDMRERERDRDSLRERDERFERRSFGRDYGDRGERERDRGDRGVDRNERNNHQMDRDKDRGREKRFGNDRRRTYSDTRDADEPEWFSSGPTSQHDTIELRGFEDIPEEKVVISAKSKKQNPAQKKRGKRNSTEKDDKSSENLTGPKGRSTPTVIDQPMNAVPAPHSPISEQTEQSITQNKENDVSVSTVTEPTSESGENSSANQNQEDAHPDFNLDEFLKSDTFPGVSGLLTNGVGSNSGTGSRFSQWFKRESPIQQADSRRASIQDELLNNLLNDITEPNIQIPSVTESNTYFAPISPANTTNNVNTTTNGVKLLEMLHRGNKPNQNGQGDASNTAIPMMKNCSIKDLEVGGKVVHSLEELEARMRGGAPPPATSTDAPRVNKTEEDLSAFKKLLAQVTGGQAVPAANGPITQKQPVTLMQLLNSQLKTQQSSMPHQQPPAEPIHTFNHVGPLGPTQHPHQAQMQHENLMKVLQIQQQQQQQQQQQKQQQRHSDMLSMMMANQRMLGVSPVPTEMQMMINNVPSSQELLQRPEAQAIIQGLQQGEITRQHLIQQLQNPAMQHRHREVLVNILKMYGGTTPRTISPHPHPTAPIPQDHILQQMLYQQQQQQQQQQQQQQQQQRIPSPMNNAYCPPPIISPNLTASPSTLTVQHPVIPHRVPSPREIVMHTQSIMQNALIKKKLEEQRENFRKRQDQQQQQQQQQQVQQQRASSPVNSPAKQTASPLAFTPTSVLRKMTADKEPDGNSNEPSKLSTQTQASQMQQMQSAAVQLLAQGALSRHTALRSQPPVQSTWSNPSLKQHPGRPIVKGGNNNNASGNQFQYNTGNAEFQQQHRTVPNVYGNPARSKHTMATSLPHHNVPQYNMAQNSIMNQRANPMNTQMKTQQVPTHLANVQQPQPPHGTVNMQQQPPQRAVNTPMQLVMSQNYNSNRTDGRAMRSQQLNMAVGRQHSPGLGFVGSNGGDLSPTSNQLARWFSPELLAQARAGKLPELAQTNVLSLEELERLQHASTIVHN from the exons ATGAGATTAACCGCCATCGATCGGTTTATCGGTCTGAATCGCCGAACGCGGAAACGACCGCTGGTCGGCCCAACTGGATCTCCCTTTCTGGACATCCTTGTTATGCAAACCAGGGCCTGCCGTTGGTTCCGGAAAAACAAATCTGTTAATCGTCCAAAGCAAGCGACCTTTC GAGATGAAGCCATTATATCAATGTCATTGGCCGGAGAGGTGACTGACGCTTCGATCATGGAAGTAGGACGTTCTAGACCACAGTTTCAATATTCTCGG gaggATCTAATGctgataaaaaatttgcgaTTATCTAGACGCAGGCCTACATTCCTAGATATCGCTTATAATAA CTCGCGAGGCGTTTGGGATCCTGAGCGCTGGCATTCGGATAGAAAGCGTAGCGATACACCCCCGAAAGAAGAAAGGACTGGACGTGGTGATCAAATCACTGAGAATCATAGTAAGCGACGTAACAATGGCGATCCACGAGACCGAATACGTAAAGAACAAGACGGCATCGTTTTGAGCCCACAACGAAGAAGTTTTAATTCGGGATGTTTCGTTAACGTGAATCAGCCACCAAGCCGGCGTCCGGAGAGCCCGATTGGCAAAACAGAG GTCAGCCATCGTGAACCTGTCCGTCGAATCGGTAGCGGGAGAATTTTGACACGAGATATATGGGACTACAGAGCGGAAAACGAAAAGATCGAATCTGAGCGTGCGGATTATGGTTTTAGATCAGGCACGGCTACTGGTGGCTCTCTGCGTGATCGTGATAATAGAGATAATCGTGATGGGAAAGAGCGGGACAGGGATCGCGACATGCGAGAAAGGGAACGTGATCGTGACAGTCTGCGCGAGCGGGACGAGAGATTTGAGCGGAGATCCTTTGGCCGAGATTATGGGGATCGCGGCGAAAGAGAGCGCGATCGTGGCGACAGAGGAGTGGATCGAAATGAACGAAACAATCATCAGATGGACCGTGATAAGGATCGCGGACGCGAGAAGAGATTCGGCAATGATCGTCGACGGACTTATAGTGATACTCGTGATGCAGATGAACCAGAATGGTTCAGCTCGGGACCTACGTCTCAACATGATACAATCGAGCTGAGAGGTTTTGAGGATATCCCAGAGGAAAAGGTAGTAATCAGTGCCAAGAGTAAGAAACAAAATCCTGCACAGAAGAAACGGGGCAAGAGAAATTCCACAGAGAAGGATGATAAATCAAGTGAGAACTTGACGGGCCCTAAAGGACGCAGCACTCCGACCGTCATAGATCAGCCTATGAACGCTGTACCGGCGCCACATTCTCCGATTTCCGAACAAACTGAGCAATCTATTACTCAAAACAAAGAGAACGACGTCAGTGTGAGTACTGTCACCGAGCCAACGTCCGAATCGGGAGAGAACTCCAGCGCAAATCAGAATCAAGAGGATGCGCATCCTGATTTTAATCTGGATGAGTTTCTAAAATCTGATACGTTTCCTGGCGTTTCTGGGCTGTTAACG AATGGAGTTGGTTCGAATAGCGGTACCGGTTCGCGATTCAGTCAGTGGTTTAAAAGAGAAAGTCCAATTCAACAGGCAGATAGTCGTAGAGCTTCCATACAAGATGAACTACTGAACAATTTATTGAATGACATCACCGAGCCAAATATTCAAATACCATCGGTGACAGAATCAAACACCTATTTTGCTCCAATTTCTCCGGCCAATACGACCAATAATGTTAACACGACCACAAATGGCGTCAAATTACTCGAGATGTTACATCGTGGTAATAAGCCAAATCAAAATGGCCAGGGTGACGCGAGTAATACGGCTATACCTATGATGAAAAATTGTTCTATTAAAGATTTGG aagtTGGTGGCAAAGTTGTGCATAGTTTGGAAGAGTTGGAAGCACGTATGCGGGGTGGTGCTCCTCCACCTGCGACTTCGACTGATGCACCCCGTGTAAATAAGACTGAAGAAGATCTCTCTGCTTTTAAGAAACTG cttGCTCAAGTGACTGGAGGACAAGCTGTGCCTGCAGCTAACGGACCTATCACTCAAAAACAACCTGTAACGTTAATGCAA TTACTTAATTCACAATTGAAAACCCAACAGTCGTCGATGCCACATCAACAACCGCCCGCAGAACCAATTCATACATTTAATCACGTCGGTCCCCTTGGTCCTACTCAACATCCGCATCAGGCTCAGATGCAACACGAGAATCTAATGAAAGTTTTGCAAATACag cagcagcagcaacaacagcaacagcaacaaaAGCAACAGCAACGACATTCCGATATGCTATCGATGATGATGGCAAATCAACGGATGTTGGGTGTCAGTCCGGTGCCGACAGAGATGCAAATGATGATAAATAATGTTCCGTCGAGCCAAGAGCTCTTACAACGACCAGAAGCTCAAGCAATTATTCAAGGTTTACAGCAAGGGGAGATTACCAGACAACATCTAATACAGCAATTACAG AATCCCGCAATGCAGCATCGCCATCGAGAAGTGCTGGTGAACATATTGAAAATGTATGGTGGCACCACACCTCGCACTATAAGTCCACATCCTCATCCCACTGCTCCTATCCCTCAGGATCATATCCTGCAACAAATGCTGTAtcaacaacaacagcaacagcagcagcaacaacagcagcagcagcagcagcagaggATTCCATCTCCTATGAATAACG CTTATTGTCCACCTCCGATAATATCGCCAAATTTAACAGCTAGTCCTAGTACTTTAACAGTGCAACATCCAG tGATACCGCACAGAGTACCATCGCCAAGGGAGATCGTTATGCATACTCAGTCTATAATGCAAAATGctttaatcaagaaaaaattgGAGGAACAGCGTGAGAATTTCCGTAAGCGACAAGatcagcagcagcaacaacagcagcagcaacaagtTCAGCAACAGCGCGCATCGAGTCCTGTTAACTCGCCAGCTAAGCAAACAGCGAGTCCGCTTGCTTTCACTCCAACGTCCGTTTTACGTAAAATGACTGCTGATAAGGAACCTGACG GGAACAGCAATGAGCCATCCAAATTGTCTACACAAACTCAAGCTTCTCAGATGCAACAAATGCAGTCGGCTGCGGTTCAGTTACTTGCACAGGGAGCTCTCTCAAGACACACCGCATTGCGATCACAACCTCCTGTTCAATCAACATGGTCGAATCCATCGCTTAAACAACATCCAG gTCGACCTATAGTAAAAGgcggtaataataataatgcaagtGGCAATCAGTTCCAATATAATACAGGAAATGCGGAATTTCAACAACAGCATAGAACAGTTCCGAATGTTTATGGCAATCCAGCACGATCTAAACACACAATGGCAACTTCGTTACCGCATCATAATGTTCCACAATACAATATGGCACAAAACTCAATTATGAATCAGAGAGCGAATCCTATGAATACTCAGATGAAAACGCAGCAAGTCCCAACGCATCTCGCTAATGTGCAACAACCACAACCACCGCATGGAACCGTTAACATGCAACAACAACCGCCGCAGAGAGCTGTAAATACGCCGATGCAACTTGTCATGAGCCAAAACTATAATTCTAATCGCACAG ATGGACGGGCGATGCGATCGCAACAATTGAACATGGCTGTTGGTCGTCAACATTCACCAGGCCTCGGATTTGTTGGCAGTAACGGAGGTGACCTTTCACCAACATCCAATCAACTAGCGCGGTGGTTCAGTCCGGAACTTCTCGCTCAAGCTCGGGCTGGTAAGCTTCCAGAGCTTGCACAAACGAACGTCCTTTCATTGGAAGAGCTTGAGAGACTTCAACATGCATCAACCATAGTGCATAACTAA
- the LOC105202464 gene encoding eukaryotic translation initiation factor 4E transporter isoform X4, with protein sequence MRLTAIDRFIGLNRRTRKRPLVGPTGSPFLDILVMQTRACRWFRKNKSVNRPKQATFRDEAIISMSLAGEVTDASIMEVGRSRPQFQYSREDLMLIKNLRLSRRRPTFLDIAYNNSRGVWDPERWHSDRKRSDTPPKEERTGRGDQITENHSKRRNNGDPRDRIRKEQDGIVLSPQRRSFNSGCFVNVNQPPSRRPESPIGKTEVSHREPVRRIGSGRILTRDIWDYRAENEKIESERADYGFRSGTATGGSLRDRDNRDNRDGKERDRDRDMRERERDRDSLRERDERFERRSFGRDYGDRGERERDRGDRGVDRNERNNHQMDRDKDRGREKRFGNDRRRTYSDTRDADEPEWFSSGPTSQHDTIELRGFEDIPEEKVVISAKSKKQNPAQKKRGKRNSTEKDDKSSENLTGPKGRSTPTVIDQPMNAVPAPHSPISEQTEQSITQNKENDVSVSTVTEPTSESGENSSANQNQEDAHPDFNLDEFLKSDTFPGVSGLLTNGVGSNSGTGSRFSQWFKRESPIQQADSRRASIQDELLNNLLNDITEPNIQIPSVTESNTYFAPISPANTTNNVNTTTNGVKLLEMLHRGNKPNQNGQGDASNTAIPMMKNCSIKDLEVGGKVVHSLEELEARMRGGAPPPATSTDAPRVNKTEEDLSAFKKLLAQVTGGQAVPAANGPITQKQPVTLMQLLNSQLKTQQSSMPHQQPPAEPIHTFNHVGPLGPTQHPHQAQMQHENLMKVLQIQQQQQQQQQQQQKQQQRHSDMLSMMMANQRMLGVSPVPTEMQMMINNVPSSQELLQRPEAQAIIQGLQQGEITRQHLIQQLQNPAMQHRHREVLVNILKMYGGTTPRTISPHPHPTAPIPQDHILQQMLYQQQQQQQQQQQQQQQQQRIPSPMNNVIPHRVPSPREIVMHTQSIMQNALIKKKLEEQRENFRKRQDQQQQQQQQQQVQQQRASSPVNSPAKQTASPLAFTPTSVLRKMTADKEPDGNSNEPSKLSTQTQASQMQQMQSAAVQLLAQGALSRHTALRSQPPVQSTWSNPSLKQHPGRPIVKGGNNNNASGNQFQYNTGNAEFQQQHRTVPNVYGNPARSKHTMATSLPHHNVPQYNMAQNSIMNQRANPMNTQMKTQQVPTHLANVQQPQPPHGTVNMQQQPPQRAVNTPMQLVMSQNYNSNRTDGRAMRSQQLNMAVGRQHSPGLGFVGSNGGDLSPTSNQLARWFSPELLAQARAGKLPELAQTNVLSLEELERLQHASTIVHN encoded by the exons ATGAGATTAACCGCCATCGATCGGTTTATCGGTCTGAATCGCCGAACGCGGAAACGACCGCTGGTCGGCCCAACTGGATCTCCCTTTCTGGACATCCTTGTTATGCAAACCAGGGCCTGCCGTTGGTTCCGGAAAAACAAATCTGTTAATCGTCCAAAGCAAGCGACCTTTC GAGATGAAGCCATTATATCAATGTCATTGGCCGGAGAGGTGACTGACGCTTCGATCATGGAAGTAGGACGTTCTAGACCACAGTTTCAATATTCTCGG gaggATCTAATGctgataaaaaatttgcgaTTATCTAGACGCAGGCCTACATTCCTAGATATCGCTTATAATAA CTCGCGAGGCGTTTGGGATCCTGAGCGCTGGCATTCGGATAGAAAGCGTAGCGATACACCCCCGAAAGAAGAAAGGACTGGACGTGGTGATCAAATCACTGAGAATCATAGTAAGCGACGTAACAATGGCGATCCACGAGACCGAATACGTAAAGAACAAGACGGCATCGTTTTGAGCCCACAACGAAGAAGTTTTAATTCGGGATGTTTCGTTAACGTGAATCAGCCACCAAGCCGGCGTCCGGAGAGCCCGATTGGCAAAACAGAG GTCAGCCATCGTGAACCTGTCCGTCGAATCGGTAGCGGGAGAATTTTGACACGAGATATATGGGACTACAGAGCGGAAAACGAAAAGATCGAATCTGAGCGTGCGGATTATGGTTTTAGATCAGGCACGGCTACTGGTGGCTCTCTGCGTGATCGTGATAATAGAGATAATCGTGATGGGAAAGAGCGGGACAGGGATCGCGACATGCGAGAAAGGGAACGTGATCGTGACAGTCTGCGCGAGCGGGACGAGAGATTTGAGCGGAGATCCTTTGGCCGAGATTATGGGGATCGCGGCGAAAGAGAGCGCGATCGTGGCGACAGAGGAGTGGATCGAAATGAACGAAACAATCATCAGATGGACCGTGATAAGGATCGCGGACGCGAGAAGAGATTCGGCAATGATCGTCGACGGACTTATAGTGATACTCGTGATGCAGATGAACCAGAATGGTTCAGCTCGGGACCTACGTCTCAACATGATACAATCGAGCTGAGAGGTTTTGAGGATATCCCAGAGGAAAAGGTAGTAATCAGTGCCAAGAGTAAGAAACAAAATCCTGCACAGAAGAAACGGGGCAAGAGAAATTCCACAGAGAAGGATGATAAATCAAGTGAGAACTTGACGGGCCCTAAAGGACGCAGCACTCCGACCGTCATAGATCAGCCTATGAACGCTGTACCGGCGCCACATTCTCCGATTTCCGAACAAACTGAGCAATCTATTACTCAAAACAAAGAGAACGACGTCAGTGTGAGTACTGTCACCGAGCCAACGTCCGAATCGGGAGAGAACTCCAGCGCAAATCAGAATCAAGAGGATGCGCATCCTGATTTTAATCTGGATGAGTTTCTAAAATCTGATACGTTTCCTGGCGTTTCTGGGCTGTTAACG AATGGAGTTGGTTCGAATAGCGGTACCGGTTCGCGATTCAGTCAGTGGTTTAAAAGAGAAAGTCCAATTCAACAGGCAGATAGTCGTAGAGCTTCCATACAAGATGAACTACTGAACAATTTATTGAATGACATCACCGAGCCAAATATTCAAATACCATCGGTGACAGAATCAAACACCTATTTTGCTCCAATTTCTCCGGCCAATACGACCAATAATGTTAACACGACCACAAATGGCGTCAAATTACTCGAGATGTTACATCGTGGTAATAAGCCAAATCAAAATGGCCAGGGTGACGCGAGTAATACGGCTATACCTATGATGAAAAATTGTTCTATTAAAGATTTGG aagtTGGTGGCAAAGTTGTGCATAGTTTGGAAGAGTTGGAAGCACGTATGCGGGGTGGTGCTCCTCCACCTGCGACTTCGACTGATGCACCCCGTGTAAATAAGACTGAAGAAGATCTCTCTGCTTTTAAGAAACTG cttGCTCAAGTGACTGGAGGACAAGCTGTGCCTGCAGCTAACGGACCTATCACTCAAAAACAACCTGTAACGTTAATGCAA TTACTTAATTCACAATTGAAAACCCAACAGTCGTCGATGCCACATCAACAACCGCCCGCAGAACCAATTCATACATTTAATCACGTCGGTCCCCTTGGTCCTACTCAACATCCGCATCAGGCTCAGATGCAACACGAGAATCTAATGAAAGTTTTGCAAATACag cagcagcagcagcaacaacagcaacagcaacaaaAGCAACAGCAACGACATTCCGATATGCTATCGATGATGATGGCAAATCAACGGATGTTGGGTGTCAGTCCGGTGCCGACAGAGATGCAAATGATGATAAATAATGTTCCGTCGAGCCAAGAGCTCTTACAACGACCAGAAGCTCAAGCAATTATTCAAGGTTTACAGCAAGGGGAGATTACCAGACAACATCTAATACAGCAATTACAG AATCCCGCAATGCAGCATCGCCATCGAGAAGTGCTGGTGAACATATTGAAAATGTATGGTGGCACCACACCTCGCACTATAAGTCCACATCCTCATCCCACTGCTCCTATCCCTCAGGATCATATCCTGCAACAAATGCTGTAtcaacaacaacagcaacagcagcagcaacaacagcagcagcagcagcagcagaggATTCCATCTCCTATGAATAACG tGATACCGCACAGAGTACCATCGCCAAGGGAGATCGTTATGCATACTCAGTCTATAATGCAAAATGctttaatcaagaaaaaattgGAGGAACAGCGTGAGAATTTCCGTAAGCGACAAGatcagcagcagcaacaacagcagcagcaacaagtTCAGCAACAGCGCGCATCGAGTCCTGTTAACTCGCCAGCTAAGCAAACAGCGAGTCCGCTTGCTTTCACTCCAACGTCCGTTTTACGTAAAATGACTGCTGATAAGGAACCTGACG GGAACAGCAATGAGCCATCCAAATTGTCTACACAAACTCAAGCTTCTCAGATGCAACAAATGCAGTCGGCTGCGGTTCAGTTACTTGCACAGGGAGCTCTCTCAAGACACACCGCATTGCGATCACAACCTCCTGTTCAATCAACATGGTCGAATCCATCGCTTAAACAACATCCAG gTCGACCTATAGTAAAAGgcggtaataataataatgcaagtGGCAATCAGTTCCAATATAATACAGGAAATGCGGAATTTCAACAACAGCATAGAACAGTTCCGAATGTTTATGGCAATCCAGCACGATCTAAACACACAATGGCAACTTCGTTACCGCATCATAATGTTCCACAATACAATATGGCACAAAACTCAATTATGAATCAGAGAGCGAATCCTATGAATACTCAGATGAAAACGCAGCAAGTCCCAACGCATCTCGCTAATGTGCAACAACCACAACCACCGCATGGAACCGTTAACATGCAACAACAACCGCCGCAGAGAGCTGTAAATACGCCGATGCAACTTGTCATGAGCCAAAACTATAATTCTAATCGCACAG ATGGACGGGCGATGCGATCGCAACAATTGAACATGGCTGTTGGTCGTCAACATTCACCAGGCCTCGGATTTGTTGGCAGTAACGGAGGTGACCTTTCACCAACATCCAATCAACTAGCGCGGTGGTTCAGTCCGGAACTTCTCGCTCAAGCTCGGGCTGGTAAGCTTCCAGAGCTTGCACAAACGAACGTCCTTTCATTGGAAGAGCTTGAGAGACTTCAACATGCATCAACCATAGTGCATAACTAA